The DNA window ATGGCTATCGACACTAccattttgatttgattattcCAATCTGACCTTTTTGAACCTGGATTTATTTTAGTGGTGGCTTGCAGAAATTTGTGTGTTATCTTTTATGTTTCCTTATGCCCCAaacaacatataaaattaacttttatatacTGTTTCTATAGCTGGCTGATGGAATCTCCAAAGCAACTGATACTATGGCGTGTGAAGAGAGACAAATTGCCCGTGATACATGTGAAGATTATCTACTTGGTAAGTGAATTTGGAAATATAAACTCGAACTGTGAATGTCCTTCTCCCCTAAAAAagataaagatatttttttaaaataaatacatgcTAAAGGTGTTAGTGTTTTACTAACATTTTGGGCACATTCTTTCCCCAGATAACGAGTTTGGTGATGAGGCCTTCAAAGCAAGTCCTACTAGAGGGTCTGATGAGGAAAACATAACCTTCAAAAGCACAACCCATGTTTCTGGTCAATTAAGCTACGGTGCTCAAATATCTGAACTCTCCATGGAAAATGCCCCTTTACTGGAGGCTACAAGTGATGAGAGTTATTCATTGTTTGATGAAATGTCTATTCATGAGTTACACACGGCATTCTCTAATATATTTGGACGTGAAACGACTGTTACAGACAAGCAATGGCTGAAGTGCCGTCTCTCATTCGGATTGCATAATAATTTTGAGACCAGCACTGATTTGAGCAACATAAAATGTCCTTTGAATTCCGATGAATGCAATGTCGTACAAATCTCGCCTACAACTGGTGCCTATTCTGGGAGAGACCCAAAACCCTTAAATGACCTTATTAGTTTCAATATAAAACCAAGGATAAGAAGTTTGACATGGGAAACATGTGGCGATAATGATTCAACAGTACACATGTCTTCTGAACCAGATCAGATTGATACATTTTTTTCTGAACGAGAAGATAAAGTAATCTCCCCCCTTACAGAAAAGAGATTGCGGAAGCCACCTAAGAGGTATATTGAAGAATCATTAAAGAAAGGCACAAGGCATCGAAAGAGGAGATGTGGTGTTTGGGATGATACCCATTCAAAGGTAGAAATGCTGCAATACCAGTCTTGCAAGCAACCACGGCAAAAAAGATTTGGTGTCAAATCATTGGTAAAGGAGGATTCTTTTTTAGGTAATTGTATTCAGGTTCCTTTTGGTGAACCAGTTCCCCAGCATGAAAAGAAAAGAACCTCTATTCGGGTTCCTTTTAGCAAACCAATTCCCAAGCAAGAAAAGACAAGGAGTGTTATTCGTCTTCCTTTAAGTGAACCTGTTCCTGAGCCAGAAAGGAAAAGAACTTGCATTCGGGTTCCTATTAGGGAAATGGTCCCGAAGCAGGAAACTGAAAAGGTGACTGCTTAATCTTCATACCTAAATTGactttatattcatatttaattttttttacttggagcttgtttgatgcaATGTTTCTCTGGAAATAATCCGATTTTTGGAGAAAAacttatttgatgaaaaagtggattatttgtgTTAAATGCCTAAGATatcctttgtatttaatatttaaagatgTTATAGAAAATAAACTAACGGTATGTTAGTCagttatttgaatgatttgattgatgatgggctaatgagttatttggattaaatcgaaataacccttcatcaatTAAGGTCTAACTCCGAAGTGTCTTGAGGcttttgtttttatatgtttttacaTGGAATGGATTATGGTCTAACTTCTGAATCACGTGAAATGGATTATGGGTAAATCAATATGTTCTACCGTATGCATAAATCATCAATTTGTAATAGTTCAAGCTTTCTCTTAAAGGACATTGCGATGATGAGAAATTTGTTCCAGGGACACTATTCCAGGGCTCTTGAAGAAACTAGGTTACTGGGTTGGAATGCAGACTCAAATACGGAATCCTTTTCAACGGAATCATTGGATGGAGTCTCCGATAACGAGAATGCAGCAGGGAGTAAGGAGGGTAAGTGCAGAAGGAAACACCATATATATTGGTCCCACTCGGAGGTGTTGAAGTTGGTTGAAGGTGTTTCTCGATGTGGTGTTGGAAGATGGAGCGAGATAAAAAAACAACTCTTCCAATCTTCGGCAAACCGCACATCAGTTGACCTGAAGGTAGTCTTTGTTGGTTGGGTTGTACTCCCTCTGTGCTCTGATTGACACTTCCGCCCCTGCGGAGTTTAAAATAAGAAGCGAAATAGGTTAAAAAGAGTGATTCATGTGACAAAATTAGCCTCAACTAGAAAAGTAAATACCAATGTCATTGAagcaaaaataatatatatactttgatTAGATCAaagaaatatcaatttttttggcACAATAGAAAAAGGCACCAGtgtaaatgtgtaaaaaaaaattgacttacTGTTTTAAGTCCTTAAGATGTTCACAATCTTTCTTTACCGCTTGGTTTTCAGGACAAATGGAGAAATCTTCTTAGGGCCAGTTGTCCAACATTGCAAAGCAAGAGAGAGGTATATTGTCTTTTGTACTTGTATTACAATAGTTTTGCTACAAAGTCGTAAACATGTTCTTCTTGCAAACCGAGTTATGACAGTTTTCACGTGTGATTACTAGTTGCATGGAACAGTTAATGCCCTGTGTGGAAT is part of the Impatiens glandulifera chromosome 1, dImpGla2.1, whole genome shotgun sequence genome and encodes:
- the LOC124920681 gene encoding uncharacterized protein LOC124920681 isoform X2, producing the protein MSEDSHGNTKSRPMLNGPDDDLHVFDELPSMFSENPPQVEGDPWFFHSSEDLVGVDHFLSEPRCNNLGVDVLSFSSIVHQKCYNIQELSVVDYGSVKVEDGVPGSNIQEHREELADGISKATDTMACEERQIARDTCEDYLLDNEFGDEAFKASPTRGSDEENITFKSTTHVSGQLSYGAQISELSMENAPLLEATSDESYSLFDEMSIHELHTAFSNIFGRETTVTDKQWLKCRLSFGLHNNFETSTDLSNIKCPLNSDECNVVQISPTTGAYSGRDPKPLNDLISFNIKPRIRSLTWETCGDNDSTVHMSSEPDQIDTFFSEREDKVISPLTEKRLRKPPKRYIEESLKKGTRHRKRRCGVWDDTHSKVEMLQYQSCKQPRQKRFGVKSLVKEDSFLGNCIQVPFGEPVPQHEKKRTSIRVPFSKPIPKQEKTRSVIRLPLSEPVPEPERKRTCIRVPIREMVPKQETEKGHYSRALEETRLLGWNADSNTESFSTESLDGVSDNENAAGSKEGKCRRKHHIYWSHSEVLKLVEGVSRCGVGRWSEIKKQLFQSSANRTSVDLKDKWRNLLRASCPTLQSKREVQSRRKQGAQAIPKSVQDRVRELAALYPYPKKQGSRALPIIPTKACDRQLIPLPNCCY
- the LOC124920681 gene encoding uncharacterized protein LOC124920681 isoform X1; the encoded protein is MSEDSHGNTKSRPMLNGPDDDLHVFDELPSMFSENPPQVEGDPWFFHSSEDLVGVDHFLSEPRCNNLGVDVLSFSSIVHQKCYNIQELSVVDYGSVKVEDGVPGSNIQEHREEVCLSSSTLADGISKATDTMACEERQIARDTCEDYLLDNEFGDEAFKASPTRGSDEENITFKSTTHVSGQLSYGAQISELSMENAPLLEATSDESYSLFDEMSIHELHTAFSNIFGRETTVTDKQWLKCRLSFGLHNNFETSTDLSNIKCPLNSDECNVVQISPTTGAYSGRDPKPLNDLISFNIKPRIRSLTWETCGDNDSTVHMSSEPDQIDTFFSEREDKVISPLTEKRLRKPPKRYIEESLKKGTRHRKRRCGVWDDTHSKVEMLQYQSCKQPRQKRFGVKSLVKEDSFLGNCIQVPFGEPVPQHEKKRTSIRVPFSKPIPKQEKTRSVIRLPLSEPVPEPERKRTCIRVPIREMVPKQETEKGHYSRALEETRLLGWNADSNTESFSTESLDGVSDNENAAGSKEGKCRRKHHIYWSHSEVLKLVEGVSRCGVGRWSEIKKQLFQSSANRTSVDLKDKWRNLLRASCPTLQSKREVQSRRKQGAQAIPKSVQDRVRELAALYPYPKKQGSRALPIIPTKACDRQLIPLPNCCY